A stretch of Kyrpidia spormannii DNA encodes these proteins:
- a CDS encoding alpha-ketoacid dehydrogenase subunit beta → MREMTMIQAIHEAMKMALESDDRVMVLGEDVGKNGGVFRATEGLQAHFGPDRVVDTPLAESAIVGAAVGLAVAGMRPIAEIQFLGFIYEAMDQIAGQAARIRFRSGGQYSAPIVIRAPFGGGVRTPELHSDSLEALFLHTPGLKVVMPSNPRDAKGLLLAAVRDPDPVLYLEPLKLYRAFRGEVPEQWYEVPIGRAQVVIPGQDVTVIAWGPTVPVAVRAARSAQEAWGHSCEVIDLRTIAPMDTETLVASVEKTGRVVVVHEAVRSGGVGAEVAARLAESAFLSLAAPMVRVTGYDTPYPPPAIEDAWLPSVDRVVEAIHRVAAF, encoded by the coding sequence ATGAGAGAGATGACGATGATCCAGGCCATTCACGAGGCGATGAAGATGGCCTTGGAGAGCGACGATCGGGTGATGGTGCTCGGGGAAGACGTCGGGAAGAATGGCGGAGTGTTTCGGGCCACCGAGGGGCTTCAGGCCCACTTCGGGCCGGATCGGGTGGTGGACACCCCCTTGGCGGAGTCGGCGATTGTGGGGGCGGCCGTCGGGCTGGCCGTGGCGGGGATGCGGCCGATCGCGGAGATTCAATTTCTGGGATTCATCTATGAGGCGATGGACCAAATCGCCGGTCAGGCGGCGCGAATCCGTTTTCGCTCCGGGGGGCAGTATTCGGCGCCGATAGTGATTCGAGCGCCTTTTGGCGGGGGCGTGCGAACCCCAGAGTTGCATTCGGACAGTTTGGAGGCTTTGTTTTTGCACACGCCGGGCCTCAAAGTGGTCATGCCCAGCAATCCCCGGGATGCGAAGGGGCTGCTTCTGGCGGCGGTTCGCGATCCGGATCCCGTCTTGTACCTGGAGCCGCTAAAACTGTACCGGGCCTTTCGCGGAGAAGTTCCTGAACAGTGGTACGAGGTGCCTATCGGCCGGGCCCAGGTGGTGATCCCGGGGCAGGACGTGACCGTTATTGCTTGGGGCCCCACGGTCCCCGTGGCGGTGCGGGCGGCCCGGTCGGCCCAGGAGGCTTGGGGCCATTCCTGTGAGGTGATCGATCTGCGCACGATAGCGCCCATGGACACGGAAACCCTGGTGGCTTCGGTGGAGAAAACGGGGCGGGTGGTCGTGGTTCACGAAGCTGTGCGCAGCGGCGGGGTGGGGGCAGAAGTGGCGGCGCGGCTGGCGGAGAGCGCGTTTCTTTCCTTGGCGGCGCCGATGGTTCGAGTGACGGGTTATGACACTCCATATCCGCCCCCGGCCATTGAGGACGCCTGGTTGCCGAGCGTTGATCGGGTCGTGGAAGCGATTCACCGCGTTGCAGCATTTTAA
- a CDS encoding dihydrolipoamide acetyltransferase family protein — protein sequence MLYQWRLPDVGEGIHEAEIVRWRVQPGEVVTEDQVLLEVQTDKATVEIPSPVAGKVVEVHGDEGQVVPVGTVLVEIETEEGQVPGLRGVAAANGMAAGSATSGVVGRESERQVPPGSPGTGNGFQRAKAAPVVRRLARELGIDINQVPGTGPGGRVLEEDVRAFAARGGDRDLGVGTPGPEVQVGEGSPETGAQTLSTAEPKGQEAVSPVGAREAEGSFAPGQDADEQRIPLRGVRRVIAEHMVRSKFTIPHVTGMDEADVTELVAFRRQVEESAAEGQVKITYLPFIVKAVVAGLKAYPYFNAVLDDERREIVVKRRYHIGIAVDAPDGLLVPVVHDADRKSVLEIAEEIEELKEKARSGSLSPDEMRGGTFTISNIGSFGGLFATPIIHYPQAAILATGKIVRRPVMLEDDRVVGRWMMPISLTFDHRIIDGAAATRFMGYIMQLLGNPTQLMVRI from the coding sequence ATGCTTTACCAGTGGAGATTGCCCGATGTGGGGGAAGGGATTCACGAGGCGGAAATCGTTCGTTGGCGAGTGCAGCCCGGTGAGGTGGTCACCGAGGATCAGGTGCTGCTCGAGGTCCAGACTGACAAGGCGACGGTGGAGATCCCAAGCCCAGTTGCGGGAAAGGTCGTGGAGGTACATGGGGACGAAGGACAGGTGGTGCCTGTCGGAACGGTGTTGGTGGAGATCGAGACCGAGGAGGGACAAGTGCCGGGACTGAGAGGGGTTGCGGCGGCCAACGGCATGGCGGCGGGATCTGCTACCAGTGGCGTTGTGGGCCGGGAATCGGAGCGGCAGGTGCCGCCGGGCAGTCCGGGTACTGGCAATGGATTTCAGCGAGCCAAGGCGGCCCCGGTGGTGAGGCGGCTCGCCCGGGAACTCGGGATCGATATCAATCAGGTACCCGGGACGGGCCCGGGGGGCCGAGTTCTGGAGGAGGACGTGCGGGCCTTTGCCGCCCGGGGAGGTGACCGGGATCTGGGGGTCGGCACTCCCGGCCCGGAGGTTCAGGTTGGGGAAGGTAGTCCGGAGACGGGCGCTCAAACGTTGTCCACTGCGGAACCGAAGGGACAAGAGGCCGTCTCCCCAGTTGGCGCCCGGGAAGCAGAGGGTTCCTTCGCTCCAGGGCAAGACGCGGACGAGCAGAGGATCCCTCTTCGGGGGGTTCGCCGGGTCATCGCGGAACATATGGTGCGGTCAAAATTTACGATCCCCCATGTGACGGGGATGGACGAAGCAGACGTGACCGAGTTGGTGGCTTTCCGGCGGCAAGTGGAGGAAAGTGCCGCCGAGGGGCAGGTCAAGATCACGTATCTGCCTTTTATCGTGAAGGCTGTGGTGGCCGGGTTAAAAGCGTATCCGTATTTCAACGCGGTTCTCGATGACGAACGCCGGGAGATTGTCGTCAAGCGCCGCTACCACATCGGTATTGCGGTGGATGCGCCGGATGGTCTGTTGGTTCCGGTCGTTCACGATGCCGATCGCAAAAGTGTGCTGGAGATCGCGGAAGAGATCGAAGAGCTGAAGGAGAAGGCCCGGTCGGGGTCCTTGTCTCCGGACGAGATGCGGGGCGGGACGTTTACAATCAGCAATATCGGTTCGTTCGGCGGCCTGTTTGCCACTCCGATTATTCACTATCCCCAGGCGGCGATCCTAGCCACGGGGAAGATCGTCCGGCGGCCTGTGATGTTGGAGGATGACCGGGTGGTGGGGCGATGGATGATGCCGATTTCCCTGACCTTTGACCATCGAATCATCGATGGGGC